The following coding sequences are from one Limisphaerales bacterium window:
- a CDS encoding alpha/beta hydrolase has translation MKLTLLLLSMMLPLAASAQLVKFDGAKAVQYKHVGDTKLFMHIFEPQNRPSGGQFPAIVFFFGGGWNGGTPKQFEPHCRHLAARGIVAITAEYRVKSRNQTTPFECVADGKSAIRWVRANAAKFHIDPNRIAAGGGSAGGHVAAAVGNCPGLEGKGEDLKISSKPDALVLFNPVYDNSENGYGYSRVKPRWKEISPMHNLRKGAPPTIVFLGTKDKLIPVATGEEFDKRMKAIGSRSELHLYKDAPHGFFNKGKPGNHYPDTIEKMDKFLAVLGWLKGEPIEK, from the coding sequence ATGAAACTCACACTACTCCTACTTTCAATGATGTTGCCGCTGGCAGCCTCCGCTCAATTAGTAAAATTCGATGGCGCGAAGGCCGTTCAGTACAAACACGTGGGCGATACCAAACTGTTTATGCACATATTTGAACCGCAGAACCGCCCTTCCGGCGGGCAGTTTCCGGCAATTGTATTCTTCTTTGGCGGCGGATGGAATGGCGGCACCCCAAAGCAATTCGAACCGCACTGCCGCCACCTTGCCGCGCGCGGGATAGTGGCCATCACGGCGGAGTACCGCGTGAAAAGTCGCAACCAAACAACGCCGTTCGAATGCGTGGCCGATGGCAAATCCGCCATTCGATGGGTGCGCGCAAATGCGGCCAAATTTCACATCGACCCCAATCGCATCGCGGCCGGTGGCGGCTCGGCGGGCGGTCACGTGGCAGCGGCCGTCGGCAATTGCCCCGGGCTCGAGGGAAAAGGCGAGGACTTGAAAATCAGCAGCAAGCCCGATGCGCTCGTGCTGTTTAATCCCGTTTATGATAACAGCGAAAATGGTTACGGTTACTCTCGCGTAAAGCCGCGTTGGAAAGAAATTTCGCCGATGCACAACCTCCGAAAAGGCGCGCCGCCCACGATTGTGTTTCTCGGCACCAAAGACAAACTCATCCCCGTGGCCACCGGTGAGGAATTCGACAAACGAATGAAAGCCATCGGCAGCCGCAGCGAGTTGCATTTGTACAAAGACGCCCCGCACGGGTTTTTCAACAAAGGCAAACCCGGCAATCATTACCCCGATACGATTGAGAAAATGGATAAGTTTCTCGCGGTACTTGGGTGGCTCAAGGGCGAGCCAATTGAGAAATAA
- a CDS encoding alpha/beta hydrolase: MRRVFIAMMWVTLASAAMAQQRSPEGLFKRWDKNGDGKLVLAEVPQGTQRNFKRADANGDGSISLAEHLKLFKRQPKAPGEVAGVNVLRDLPYAGTKNPRQMLDLMLPEKRADKKPLPVLVCIHGGGWRGGHKSGGANQIAGYIRPGRFVGVSIGYRLTGEAQWPAQIHDCKAAIRWIRANAKKYNLDPNRIAVIGSSAGGHLVAMLGTSGDVKELEGKLGPHLDQSSRVKCVIDLFGPTALLQMGEKQNAPTSPESRLIGAPLQSAKAKSLQASPLTHVTKGDAPHLIIHGTNDRTVPFSQSVILHAALKKVGVESTLITVENGGHGIRRAMTDIQVGLFLECHIFGNGNKLPDETVRAR, from the coding sequence ATGAGGCGAGTTTTTATTGCAATGATGTGGGTGACGCTCGCGTCGGCGGCAATGGCGCAGCAACGTTCGCCGGAGGGATTGTTCAAGCGTTGGGATAAAAATGGGGACGGCAAGCTCGTGTTGGCCGAGGTGCCGCAGGGTACCCAGCGAAATTTCAAGCGTGCGGATGCCAATGGTGACGGCAGCATTTCGCTGGCGGAACATTTGAAACTTTTTAAGCGTCAGCCAAAAGCGCCGGGAGAGGTGGCCGGCGTGAACGTGCTGCGCGATCTCCCGTATGCCGGCACGAAAAATCCCCGGCAAATGTTGGACTTGATGCTGCCCGAAAAGCGCGCCGACAAAAAGCCACTGCCGGTGCTGGTGTGTATCCACGGCGGCGGCTGGCGCGGTGGCCACAAAAGCGGCGGTGCCAACCAAATCGCCGGCTACATTCGGCCGGGGCGGTTCGTCGGCGTGTCCATCGGCTATCGGCTCACCGGCGAGGCGCAATGGCCGGCGCAGATTCACGATTGCAAGGCGGCCATCCGCTGGATTCGCGCCAATGCAAAAAAATACAACCTCGACCCCAACCGCATTGCCGTCATCGGCTCCTCGGCGGGAGGGCATCTCGTGGCGATGCTCGGCACCAGCGGCGACGTGAAGGAACTCGAAGGCAAACTCGGCCCGCACCTCGACCAATCCAGCCGCGTGAAATGCGTCATCGATTTGTTTGGCCCGACCGCACTGTTGCAAATGGGCGAGAAGCAAAACGCGCCCACTTCGCCAGAGAGTCGGCTCATCGGCGCGCCCCTTCAATCGGCTAAAGCCAAAAGTCTGCAAGCCTCGCCGCTCACGCACGTCACCAAAGGCGACGCCCCGCATCTTATCATCCACGGCACGAACGACCGGACCGTGCCTTTTTCGCAATCGGTCATCCTCCACGCCGCTTTAAAAAAAGTCGGTGTTGAATCGACACTCATCACCGTGGAAAACGGCGGCCACGGCATCCGGCGCGCGATGACCGACATACAGGTTGGATTGTTTTTGGAGTGCCACATTTTCGGTAATGGCAATAAACTGCCGGATGAAACTGTGCGCGCGCGATAA
- a CDS encoding AraC family transcriptional regulator, giving the protein MISTREVQKRRRVLLNALSSSTPVYHLFDCIENISFFAKDREGVLLAANQFLVELYEFRTEAELIGHTDFDLLPRRLAEKFRRDDLQIMERRKPVTKIVEIFLNRQGIPSWFITSKYPILSKTGQVLGVMGIIQDYHQRLELFSGEQSMARVMNHLHAQFRDKLSIRKLAEMGGISLRQFERRFQDHFNLTPQQYLIKLRIHESCDLLMQPNLNIGTIALDLGFYDQSSFTVQFKKAMGLTPLQYRKQFL; this is encoded by the coding sequence ATGATAAGCACCAGAGAGGTTCAAAAACGGCGCCGCGTTTTGTTGAATGCGCTCAGTTCGTCTACTCCTGTCTATCATCTTTTCGACTGTATTGAGAATATCTCCTTCTTTGCCAAGGATCGCGAAGGGGTGCTCTTGGCGGCCAATCAGTTTCTGGTTGAGTTGTATGAATTTAGAACCGAAGCGGAGTTGATCGGCCATACGGATTTCGACCTGCTGCCACGCCGGTTGGCGGAAAAATTCCGTCGCGATGACCTGCAGATCATGGAACGCCGCAAGCCGGTCACCAAGATTGTGGAAATTTTCCTCAATCGTCAGGGCATCCCGTCGTGGTTTATCACATCAAAATATCCCATCCTCTCCAAGACCGGCCAAGTGCTCGGCGTGATGGGTATCATTCAGGACTATCACCAACGTCTCGAATTATTCTCCGGCGAGCAAAGCATGGCCCGCGTGATGAACCATTTGCATGCTCAATTTCGCGACAAGCTGTCCATCCGTAAATTGGCTGAAATGGGCGGAATTTCGTTGCGGCAGTTTGAGCGACGGTTTCAGGATCATTTCAACCTGACCCCGCAGCAGTATCTCATCAAGCTGCGCATTCATGAATCATGTGATTTGTTGATGCAACCCAACCTGAACATTGGCACCATCGCGCTTGACCTTGGCTTTTACGACCAAAGCTCCTTCACCGTGCAGTTTAAGAAAGCCATGGGCCTTACGCCGCTGCAGTACCGCAAGCAGTTCCTCTAA
- a CDS encoding DUF1553 domain-containing protein, with product MTNPMKYWIRLLLTILVMPVVLSAQELSDAAKAEFFGQKIFPILKANCFNCHGAKEKLKGDFRITSRAGLLKGGEIGPAINLKEPEKSLLLDMISYRDGDHEMPPKAKLPQAQIDALTQWVKLGAPFNPKLEIAGNDEPHKLPNTQINARTRAYWAYQKIARPSVPKVANADWSRTAIDAFVFDQLQRKKLSPNGPADKRQLIRRAYYDLIGLPPSPKEVTAFVNDKSPKAFEKVIDRLLAMPQYGEKWGRHWLDLVRFAETNGYERDSKKDLIWKFRDYVIRAFNEDKPYDRFIMEQIAGDELPDMTGDSITATGFYRLGIWDDEPADRPLARYDYLDDILRTTSETFLGMTVGCARCHDHKIDPIPQKDYYSLLSFFSDISPHGKGATNHVPITDPNTKKEMAVKRTAHQKQIQQVQAKIDPIEEQLLDELAKKNPALKEKAPKDTKKLNNPFALPDASRGKGQIWEYTFEKPGDNWFEIAYDDRAWKKDWSGFGRKGTPGSHVRTEWHTKDIWLRKDFRLVEIPGKLVLRIHHDEDAQVYLNGKLVKTLKGHTNRYHDLDITAAAIDVMQTGRNTLAIHCQQTVGGQYIDAGLLVDYNITPVPLLARLHGKEILGEAKLAEYNQLNQQLANLEKQKFEVKDEFAMAVAERGRQQTWVLKRGNPQLHGDEVGPSFPQILGVPEASIPKDYDSGKTSGKRRVLAEWIASKNNPMTAKVMANRLWQHHFGRGIVRSSNNFGFIGEQPTHPELLNWLAADLVEGGWKLKRMHKVIMLSRTYQMSTTGNKAALAADPNNDFFWRFDMRRLTAEEIRDSILNLTGQLNLKMSGPSIYTEIPAEVANTASRPGAAWGRSSKEDAVRRSVYIFVKRSLNEPFLAAFDWADTDNTCDVRFVTTVPTQTLTMMNSKFLNDSAEVLALRLQEEQPNDLRAQVTRALTLATSRPATQTDITDGLKLIEHFTKKGADKNKALQRFCLLVLNLNEFVYLD from the coding sequence ATGACCAATCCGATGAAATACTGGATACGATTGTTACTGACTATTCTGGTGATGCCCGTGGTGCTATCGGCACAGGAACTTTCCGATGCAGCCAAGGCTGAGTTTTTTGGCCAAAAGATTTTCCCCATTCTCAAAGCCAATTGTTTCAACTGCCATGGGGCGAAAGAGAAGCTCAAGGGCGACTTCCGCATCACCAGCCGCGCTGGGCTTTTGAAGGGGGGCGAGATTGGGCCGGCGATTAATCTCAAGGAGCCGGAGAAGAGCCTTTTACTCGACATGATTTCCTATCGCGATGGCGACCACGAAATGCCGCCCAAGGCGAAGCTGCCGCAAGCGCAAATCGATGCACTTACGCAATGGGTGAAGCTGGGCGCGCCATTCAATCCCAAGCTGGAAATCGCCGGCAACGACGAGCCGCACAAGCTGCCCAACACGCAGATCAATGCCCGCACGCGCGCTTACTGGGCGTACCAAAAAATCGCCCGCCCGTCCGTGCCCAAGGTGGCCAACGCAGACTGGAGCCGAACCGCCATTGATGCATTTGTGTTCGACCAGTTGCAGCGCAAAAAACTTTCGCCCAATGGACCGGCCGACAAACGCCAGCTCATTCGGCGCGCGTATTACGATCTCATTGGCCTGCCGCCTTCGCCAAAGGAAGTGACGGCCTTTGTGAACGACAAATCGCCCAAGGCGTTTGAGAAAGTCATCGACCGGTTGCTGGCCATGCCGCAGTACGGCGAGAAGTGGGGCCGGCATTGGCTCGACCTTGTGCGCTTCGCCGAGACCAACGGCTACGAGCGCGACAGCAAAAAGGATCTCATCTGGAAATTTCGCGACTACGTCATTCGCGCCTTCAACGAAGACAAGCCGTATGACCGATTCATCATGGAACAAATCGCCGGCGATGAATTACCCGATATGACGGGCGACTCCATCACGGCCACGGGTTTTTATCGGCTCGGCATTTGGGACGACGAACCCGCCGACCGGCCGCTGGCACGCTACGATTATCTCGATGATATTTTGCGCACAACGAGCGAGACGTTTCTCGGCATGACGGTCGGCTGCGCGCGTTGCCACGATCACAAGATCGATCCCATTCCACAGAAGGACTACTATTCGCTGCTGTCGTTTTTCAGCGACATTTCTCCGCATGGCAAGGGCGCGACCAATCACGTGCCTATTACTGACCCCAATACAAAGAAGGAGATGGCGGTAAAACGCACTGCGCATCAGAAGCAAATCCAGCAGGTTCAGGCCAAGATTGATCCAATCGAGGAACAGTTGCTTGATGAACTGGCCAAGAAAAACCCCGCCCTCAAGGAGAAGGCTCCCAAGGATACCAAGAAGTTAAACAACCCGTTTGCTTTGCCGGACGCCTCGCGCGGCAAGGGCCAGATCTGGGAGTACACATTTGAGAAGCCCGGCGACAACTGGTTCGAAATTGCCTACGACGATCGCGCGTGGAAAAAAGATTGGTCCGGCTTTGGCCGCAAAGGCACCCCCGGCAGCCACGTGCGCACAGAGTGGCACACGAAGGATATTTGGTTGCGCAAGGATTTTCGGCTGGTGGAAATTCCCGGCAAGCTCGTCCTGCGTATCCACCATGATGAGGATGCGCAAGTCTACCTGAACGGCAAGCTCGTCAAGACGCTCAAGGGTCACACCAATCGCTACCATGATTTGGATATCACCGCGGCTGCGATCGACGTAATGCAGACCGGCCGCAACACGCTCGCCATTCATTGCCAACAAACCGTCGGCGGTCAATACATCGATGCCGGATTGCTGGTGGATTACAATATCACGCCCGTGCCTTTGCTCGCGCGGCTTCACGGCAAGGAGATTCTCGGGGAAGCCAAGCTCGCTGAGTACAATCAACTGAACCAGCAGTTGGCCAACCTTGAGAAACAAAAATTTGAGGTGAAGGATGAATTTGCCATGGCCGTTGCAGAGCGTGGCCGGCAACAAACTTGGGTGCTCAAGCGCGGCAACCCGCAATTGCACGGCGATGAAGTGGGGCCATCGTTCCCGCAAATCCTGGGTGTACCCGAGGCGAGCATCCCGAAGGATTACGACTCCGGAAAAACCTCGGGCAAACGCCGCGTGCTTGCCGAGTGGATCGCCAGCAAGAATAATCCAATGACCGCCAAGGTGATGGCTAATCGCCTCTGGCAGCATCACTTCGGTCGCGGCATCGTGCGCAGCTCAAATAATTTCGGATTCATTGGCGAACAACCCACGCATCCGGAGCTGCTTAACTGGCTTGCTGCTGACTTGGTCGAAGGCGGTTGGAAACTCAAGCGCATGCACAAGGTCATTATGCTGAGCCGCACTTATCAAATGTCCACCACCGGTAACAAGGCCGCGCTGGCTGCCGACCCGAACAACGACTTCTTCTGGCGGTTCGATATGCGTCGCCTTACCGCCGAGGAAATCCGCGACTCCATTCTCAACCTCACCGGTCAGTTGAACTTAAAAATGTCCGGCCCCAGCATTTACACCGAGATCCCCGCCGAAGTTGCTAATACCGCCTCGCGCCCCGGCGCCGCGTGGGGCCGCAGTTCCAAGGAAGACGCCGTTCGCCGCAGCGTTTACATCTTCGTGAAACGCTCCCTAAACGAACCCTTCCTCGCCGCCTTCGACTGGGCGGACACCGACAACACCTGCGACGTCCGCTTCGTCACCACCGTCCCCACCCAAACCCTTACGATGATGAACAGCAAATTCCTGAATGACTCCGCCGAAGTCCTCGCCCTCCGTCTGCAGGAAGAACAACCCAACGACCTTCGCGCCCAAGTCACCCGCGCCCTAACCCTCGCCACCAGCCGCCCTGCCACCCAAACCGACATCACCGACGGACTGAAGCTCATCGAACATTTCACCAAAAAAGGCGCTGACAAAAACAAAGCCCTGCAACGCTTCTGTTTGTTGGTGCTGAACCTGAATGAATTTGTATACTTGGATTGA
- a CDS encoding PIG-L family deacetylase has product MLLPTMKYIFSILLVLSLLTPLAEAAAQPKRVLRIIAFGAHPDDAEFQIGGCAIKWAQLGHKVKLVSVTNGDIGHWKMAGGPLAKRRTAESKEAAKRMGVESLVLDIHDGEIMPTLTNRKTIARLIREWQADLVFTHRPHDYHPDHRNAGLLIRDAAFMVGVPFYVPDTPPVKRNPVFMYFPDRFKRPYPFQADIAISIDDVFDKKMHALDALESQVYEGGANGSAQTLIIRKAHDPVARKEILKASWTARNGRIANLFRDSLVKWYGPERGKAVKTAEAFEICEYGRRPNEAEMKELFPFFKK; this is encoded by the coding sequence ATGCTTTTGCCAACCATGAAATATATTTTTTCAATTCTGTTGGTTCTTTCTTTACTAACCCCGCTCGCGGAAGCTGCCGCCCAACCCAAGCGCGTACTGCGCATCATTGCCTTTGGCGCGCATCCGGATGATGCCGAGTTTCAGATCGGCGGTTGCGCTATCAAATGGGCGCAGCTCGGCCACAAGGTGAAGCTCGTCTCGGTGACTAATGGCGACATCGGTCACTGGAAAATGGCCGGCGGCCCGCTCGCCAAGCGCCGCACCGCCGAGTCCAAGGAAGCCGCCAAGCGCATGGGGGTGGAATCGCTCGTACTCGACATCCACGACGGCGAAATCATGCCCACACTCACGAACCGAAAAACCATCGCGCGGCTCATTCGCGAATGGCAGGCGGACCTTGTCTTCACCCATCGCCCGCACGATTATCATCCGGATCACCGCAACGCCGGGCTGCTCATTCGCGATGCCGCCTTCATGGTGGGTGTGCCATTTTACGTGCCCGACACACCACCGGTGAAGCGTAATCCCGTTTTCATGTATTTCCCCGATCGATTCAAGCGCCCCTATCCATTCCAAGCTGACATCGCGATTTCCATCGATGATGTGTTTGATAAAAAAATGCACGCGCTTGATGCGTTGGAATCGCAAGTTTACGAAGGCGGTGCAAATGGCTCCGCGCAGACGCTCATCATCCGCAAAGCCCACGACCCCGTGGCGCGCAAAGAAATTCTCAAAGCCAGCTGGACCGCACGCAACGGCCGCATCGCCAATTTATTTCGTGATTCGCTGGTGAAATGGTACGGCCCCGAAAGAGGCAAAGCCGTTAAAACCGCCGAGGCATTCGAAATTTGCGAATACGGTCGCCGTCCGAACGAGGCGGAAATGAAAGAACTTTTCCCATTTTTCAAAAAATAA
- a CDS encoding Gfo/Idh/MocA family oxidoreductase, translating into MAGKLRIAILGVDHPHGMGWRESLTHVANELEITAIMPAFDNGTASLEERLTHLPRFETVEALLAEGGHLFDAALVCLQNNVGPDAVIQLAQAGKHIVLEKPGAANANDARQMADAVRANKVAFQSGYLWRYDELANRLRAMVARGSFGKLISVEMTWTTSNIFRRDPGHYLFDSAQSGGGFFNWLGCHHLDLLHYITGETITGITARVGNFSGSEAEVEDGGSAILDLAGGGLATFTGGYWHPRWQNDIQWNLRGTQRWVHWDPSRSNTGGALEIHGPQPQFLAMEESFELPPDTTTGYGGKAMVNLLEDWLRAIREGTDCRNTPESTVAVLETIDTIYEASNTARRVECAIASK; encoded by the coding sequence GTGGCTGGAAAATTACGCATCGCAATATTGGGTGTTGATCATCCGCACGGCATGGGTTGGCGTGAGTCACTGACACACGTCGCGAATGAATTAGAAATCACTGCGATCATGCCGGCCTTCGACAATGGCACCGCGAGTCTTGAAGAGCGATTAACCCACTTGCCCCGATTTGAAACGGTAGAAGCTTTGTTGGCCGAAGGCGGTCATTTATTTGATGCGGCATTAGTTTGCCTGCAAAATAATGTGGGGCCGGACGCCGTCATCCAACTCGCCCAAGCCGGCAAACATATTGTGCTCGAAAAACCCGGCGCGGCCAACGCCAACGATGCGCGCCAAATGGCCGATGCGGTCCGCGCAAACAAGGTGGCTTTTCAGAGCGGCTACCTGTGGCGCTACGATGAATTGGCCAACCGCCTGCGCGCCATGGTGGCTCGAGGCAGTTTCGGCAAGCTCATTAGCGTGGAAATGACATGGACCACCAGCAACATTTTCCGGCGCGATCCCGGCCATTACCTGTTTGACTCCGCGCAATCGGGCGGCGGATTTTTTAACTGGCTCGGCTGCCATCATCTTGATTTGCTTCATTACATAACCGGCGAAACCATCACCGGCATCACCGCACGCGTGGGAAACTTCAGCGGCAGCGAGGCCGAGGTTGAAGATGGCGGCAGCGCGATTCTGGATTTAGCTGGCGGCGGGCTCGCCACGTTCACCGGCGGCTACTGGCATCCGCGCTGGCAAAACGACATCCAGTGGAACCTCCGCGGCACACAACGCTGGGTGCACTGGGATCCGAGCCGCAGCAACACAGGCGGCGCATTGGAAATCCACGGGCCACAGCCACAGTTTTTGGCGATGGAAGAATCCTTCGAGTTGCCCCCCGATACCACAACCGGTTACGGCGGCAAAGCAATGGTGAATTTGCTCGAAGATTGGCTACGCGCGATTCGCGAAGGGACCGACTGCCGCAACACACCCGAAAGCACGGTGGCCGTTTTAGAAACCATCGATACAATTTACGAGGCTTCCAACACCGCCCGACGTGTGGAGTGTGCAATCGCTTCGAAATAA
- a CDS encoding DUF1501 domain-containing protein, which translates to MANTDKPTNTFCGQTSRREFLHQVGGGFSSLALTGMMAGDGFLARQAMAADGKTPWANPLAPKNPPLPAKAKHVIFLFMYGGPSHMDTFDYKPKLYPLDGKTIEVKTFGRGGKKKGGRVVGPKWKFKQYGQCGKHISDLFPHVGQQADKIAFLHSMTADSPIHGSAMLMMNSGHLLSGKPSLGSWVNYGLGSENENLPGYVVMLDPTGGPISGAKNWTSGYMPAAYQGVTVNASGTAILDLKNARGMKREEQRTMLDALGRFNNRHLSTRTDNSNLAARIASYELAYKMQMSAPEAVDFDSEPAHIHNLYGLDQNRTRDFGRKCLLARRLVERGVRFIQIYSGGNHNDANWDAHGDLEKNHNYHAGNTDQPIAGLLKDLEQRGLLDETLIIWGGEFGRQPTAEYAKGTGRDHNSYGFTMWMAGGGIKGGTSVGQTDELGSAAVEDRFHVKNLHATVLTQLGFDPNKLSYFYRGLDQRLVGVEGAEPIRQII; encoded by the coding sequence ATGGCAAACACAGACAAACCAACGAACACGTTCTGCGGGCAGACCTCGCGACGGGAATTTTTGCATCAGGTGGGCGGCGGCTTTTCGTCGTTGGCGTTGACGGGGATGATGGCGGGGGACGGCTTTCTCGCACGCCAAGCGATGGCGGCAGATGGCAAGACGCCGTGGGCGAATCCGCTCGCGCCTAAGAATCCGCCGTTGCCGGCGAAGGCGAAGCACGTGATTTTTCTGTTTATGTACGGCGGCCCGAGCCATATGGATACGTTTGACTACAAGCCCAAGCTGTATCCGCTCGATGGCAAAACGATTGAGGTGAAAACCTTCGGGCGCGGCGGCAAGAAAAAGGGCGGGCGCGTGGTGGGCCCGAAATGGAAGTTCAAGCAATACGGCCAATGCGGCAAACACATCAGCGATCTTTTCCCGCACGTCGGTCAGCAAGCGGATAAGATTGCGTTTTTGCATTCGATGACCGCCGACTCGCCCATCCACGGCTCGGCGATGTTGATGATGAATTCCGGCCACTTGCTCAGCGGCAAACCTTCGTTGGGTTCGTGGGTAAATTACGGCCTCGGCAGCGAAAATGAAAACCTCCCCGGCTACGTGGTGATGCTCGATCCCACCGGCGGCCCCATCAGCGGCGCAAAGAATTGGACGAGCGGTTATATGCCCGCCGCGTATCAAGGGGTCACTGTGAATGCCAGCGGCACGGCGATTCTGGATTTGAAAAACGCGCGCGGCATGAAGCGCGAGGAACAGCGCACGATGCTCGACGCGTTAGGCCGCTTCAACAACCGCCATCTCAGCACGCGCACGGACAATTCCAACCTCGCTGCCCGCATTGCCAGTTATGAGCTGGCGTACAAAATGCAAATGAGCGCGCCCGAGGCGGTGGATTTTGATAGCGAACCAGCGCACATTCACAATCTCTATGGCCTCGACCAAAACCGAACGCGTGATTTTGGCCGCAAATGTTTGCTCGCACGACGGCTCGTGGAACGCGGCGTGCGGTTCATTCAAATCTACAGTGGCGGCAACCACAACGACGCCAACTGGGACGCTCACGGCGACCTCGAAAAAAATCACAATTACCACGCCGGCAACACCGACCAACCGATCGCCGGTTTGCTGAAAGATCTTGAACAGCGCGGTTTGCTCGACGAAACGCTCATTATTTGGGGCGGCGAATTCGGCCGCCAACCCACCGCCGAATACGCCAAAGGCACCGGCCGCGATCACAACAGCTACGGCTTCACCATGTGGATGGCCGGCGGCGGGATCAAAGGCGGCACGAGCGTCGGCCAAACTGACGAACTCGGTTCGGCCGCTGTGGAAGATCGTTTTCACGTGAAAAACCTCCACGCAACGGTGTTAACCCAACTCGGATTCGACCCCAATAAGTTGTCGTATTTCTACCGCGGCCTCGACCAACGGTTAGTCGGCGTTGAAGGCGCAGAGCCGATTCGGCAGATTATATAG
- a CDS encoding galactitol-1-phosphate 5-dehydrogenase, with amino-acid sequence MKALLLEEYKKLTVTEMPLPEVGGRDVLVQIRACGICGSDIHGFDGSSGRRVPPLIMGHEASGVVSGIGGEVTNVKEGDRVTFDSMVSCGACDFCARGQMNLCDDRRVLGVSCEDYRQHGCFAEYAVVPEHIIYPMPDNLPFEHAAMIEPVSVAVHAVKRTPIAAGDTAVVVGAGMIGLLVVQALKAAGCDKVIAVDLADEKLALAQTLGADIGINPKTSDAVAAIHDATDGRGADIAMEVVGATPTVQTAIEATRKGGHVTLIGNLAPTVDFPLQSVVTRELTVYGSCASNGEYPECIDLLANGTFQVEPLITAKATLEEGPDWFDRLFAAEAGLMKVILQPSGEE; translated from the coding sequence ATGAAAGCCCTATTGCTCGAAGAATACAAAAAACTGACCGTCACCGAAATGCCGCTGCCGGAAGTTGGCGGGCGTGATGTGCTCGTGCAGATTCGCGCGTGCGGGATTTGCGGGAGCGACATCCACGGCTTCGATGGTTCGAGTGGTCGGCGCGTTCCGCCACTCATCATGGGCCACGAAGCTAGCGGCGTAGTGTCTGGCATCGGCGGCGAAGTCACGAACGTGAAGGAAGGCGATCGTGTGACATTCGACTCAATGGTGTCCTGCGGCGCGTGCGATTTCTGTGCGCGCGGTCAAATGAATTTGTGTGATGACCGCCGCGTGCTGGGCGTCTCGTGCGAGGATTACCGCCAACACGGATGCTTCGCCGAATACGCCGTAGTGCCCGAGCACATCATTTATCCGATGCCCGACAACCTCCCCTTCGAACACGCGGCGATGATTGAGCCGGTATCCGTCGCCGTGCACGCGGTGAAGCGAACACCCATCGCGGCGGGCGACACGGCGGTGGTCGTCGGCGCGGGCATGATTGGCCTGCTCGTCGTGCAAGCGCTCAAGGCGGCCGGTTGTGACAAAGTCATCGCCGTTGATTTGGCCGATGAAAAACTCGCACTCGCCCAAACCCTCGGCGCGGACATCGGCATCAACCCCAAGACTTCCGACGCTGTTGCCGCCATCCACGACGCTACCGACGGGCGCGGCGCGGACATCGCGATGGAAGTTGTCGGAGCCACACCCACCGTACAAACCGCCATCGAAGCCACCCGCAAAGGCGGCCACGTCACCCTCATCGGCAATCTCGCGCCGACGGTTGATTTCCCGCTGCAATCGGTCGTCACCCGCGAGTTGACCGTTTATGGATCATGCGCCTCCAACGGCGAATACCCCGAGTGCATCGATTTGCTTGCGAATGGCACCTTCCAAGTTGAACCGCTTATCACCGCCAAAGCCACACTCGAGGAAGGGCCGGATTGGTTTGACCGCCTATTCGCTGCGGAGGCGGGGTTGATGAAAGTGATTTTGCAACCCAGCGGGGAGGAATGA